A stretch of the Nitratireductor thuwali genome encodes the following:
- a CDS encoding carboxymuconolactone decarboxylase family protein yields MDGPVVPLVEYEVANDEVRAVYDDIMQTRGTDWVNNFWKVLAHDPALLKRTWQSVREVMAPGALDPLVKEMIYVAVSATNGCTYCTYSHTASARAKGMSDAQLMEVMAVVGMANETNRLANGLRPPVDEAFLPA; encoded by the coding sequence ATGGATGGGCCCGTGGTGCCGCTGGTGGAATATGAAGTGGCGAATGACGAAGTACGCGCGGTGTATGACGACATCATGCAGACGCGCGGGACGGATTGGGTGAACAATTTCTGGAAGGTGCTGGCGCACGATCCGGCGCTGCTCAAGCGGACCTGGCAAAGCGTCAGAGAGGTGATGGCCCCCGGCGCGCTCGATCCCCTGGTGAAGGAGATGATCTATGTCGCCGTGTCGGCCACCAACGGATGCACCTATTGTACCTATTCCCACACCGCCTCGGCGCGCGCCAAGGGCATGAGCGATGCCCAGCTCATGGAGGTGATGGCCGTCGTCGGCATGGCCAACGAGACCAACAGGCTGGCCAACGGGCTGCGGCCGCCGGTGGACGAGGCATTCCTTCCGGCCTGA
- a CDS encoding aspartate aminotransferase family protein produces MTYQNFSLKQLQDIDAAHHLHPFTDHKDLRDAGARIITHAQGPFVYDTEGNEILDGMAGLWCVNIGYGRDELADVAYAQMKELPYYNSFFRCSTPSPVLLAQKLAEIAPKNVNQVFYGSSGSEANDTALRLVRHYWALEGKPQKNRIISRKWAYHGSTIAGTSLGGMEAMHGQLHGAVPNIAHVMPPYAFELKEKGESDHDFGLRAARAVEDAILEAGPENVAAFIGEPAMGAGGVKVPPESYWPEIDRICKKHDVLLMLDEVITGYGRTGEWFAAQRLGLEPDTITTAKALTSGYQPLSALLVGDRIAATLVEKGGEFYHGYTYSGHPVACAVALRNLEIIEREGLIERVREDTGPYFAEALEERLAGHGIVGETRSFGLMGAIEIVSHKDTRKRFDGGGAAAVAVRDHAIAEGMMMRAVGNTMILSPPLIWTRETIDMACDRIVRALDKAEIDLRKT; encoded by the coding sequence ATGACGTATCAGAATTTTTCCCTGAAGCAGCTTCAGGATATCGATGCCGCGCACCATCTGCATCCTTTCACCGATCATAAGGATCTGCGTGATGCGGGCGCGCGCATCATCACCCACGCCCAAGGCCCCTTCGTCTACGATACCGAAGGCAACGAGATCCTCGACGGCATGGCCGGCCTTTGGTGCGTGAATATCGGCTATGGCCGCGACGAGCTTGCCGACGTCGCCTATGCACAGATGAAGGAGTTGCCCTACTACAACTCCTTCTTTCGCTGCTCCACGCCTTCGCCGGTGCTGCTTGCGCAAAAGCTGGCGGAGATCGCGCCGAAGAACGTCAACCAGGTATTTTACGGCTCGTCGGGGTCGGAGGCCAACGATACGGCGCTGCGGCTGGTGCGGCACTATTGGGCGCTGGAGGGGAAGCCGCAGAAGAACCGCATCATATCGCGCAAATGGGCCTATCACGGCTCGACCATCGCCGGCACCTCGCTCGGCGGCATGGAGGCCATGCACGGCCAGCTCCACGGCGCGGTGCCCAATATCGCTCATGTCATGCCGCCCTATGCTTTCGAGCTGAAGGAGAAGGGCGAGAGCGACCATGATTTCGGGCTGCGCGCGGCAAGGGCGGTCGAGGACGCCATCTTGGAGGCCGGCCCAGAGAACGTCGCCGCCTTTATCGGCGAACCGGCTATGGGGGCGGGCGGCGTGAAGGTCCCGCCGGAAAGCTATTGGCCGGAGATAGACCGCATCTGCAAGAAGCACGATGTGCTCCTGATGCTCGACGAGGTGATCACCGGCTACGGCCGCACCGGAGAATGGTTTGCCGCCCAGAGGCTGGGGCTGGAGCCCGATACGATCACCACGGCCAAGGCGCTCACATCCGGCTATCAGCCGCTCTCGGCGCTTCTGGTGGGCGACCGCATCGCCGCCACGCTGGTGGAAAAGGGCGGCGAGTTCTATCACGGCTACACCTATTCGGGGCATCCGGTGGCCTGCGCCGTGGCGCTGAGGAACCTCGAGATCATCGAGCGCGAAGGCCTGATCGAGCGCGTGCGCGAGGATACCGGCCCCTATTTCGCCGAGGCGCTGGAAGAGCGCCTGGCCGGCCATGGCATCGTGGGCGAGACGCGCAGCTTCGGCCTGATGGGCGCCATCGAGATCGTCAGCCACAAGGACACGCGGAAGCGCTTCGACGGCGGCGGCGCGGCGGCCGTGGCCGTGCGCGACCACGCGATCGCGGAAGGCATGATGATGCGCGCCGTCGGCAATACCATGATCCTGTCGCCGCCGCTGATCTGGACGAGGGAGACCATCGACATGGCCTGCGATCGTATCGTCAGGGCGCTGGACAAGGCGGAGATCGACTTGCGTAAGACGTGA
- a CDS encoding trimethylamine methyltransferase family protein yields the protein MTEFSTPNETAPEPGRTRRGGRTGKRNGASGFSQPAFQQIRSPFPCTPIVSDDELESIHLASLRVLSEIGLEVLHDEARAIMKEHGADVRPDTHRVHFDAELITELIAHCPSEYTLHARNPAHNLHMGGSSMIFSQIGSAPNCSDTDRGRRPGNQADFRNFIKLAQMHNIIHCIGGYPVEPIDVHPSVRHLECLRDIVTLTDKVFHVYSLGKERNQDGIEIARIARGLSREQLQDQPSCMTVINTNSPLKLDVPMMEGIIQMSSMGQAVIITPFTLAGAMAPVTIAGAVVQQNAEALAGLAFSQMVRKGAPAAYGGFTSNVDMRSGAPAFGTPEYMKAQLLGGQLARRYDIPYRSSNACAANTVDAQAAYESVFSLWGCVQSGTNFVKHAAGWLEGGLCCSYEKMMLDIDLLQMVAEFLTPLDLSPDALAVDAIRDVGPGGHFFGSPHTQARYKTAFYAPIISDWRNYESWAQAGAPTAIEHANRLWKERLAIYEEPPMDPAIREELGDFVARRIREGGAPTDF from the coding sequence ATGACCGAATTCAGCACGCCGAACGAAACCGCGCCGGAGCCGGGCCGCACCCGCCGCGGCGGGCGCACGGGAAAGCGGAATGGCGCTTCCGGCTTCTCCCAGCCGGCTTTCCAGCAGATCAGATCGCCCTTCCCCTGCACCCCGATCGTTTCCGATGATGAGCTGGAATCCATTCACCTCGCCTCGCTGCGCGTGCTTTCGGAGATCGGCCTGGAGGTGCTCCACGATGAAGCGCGTGCGATCATGAAGGAGCACGGCGCGGACGTGCGGCCGGACACCCATCGCGTCCATTTCGACGCCGAGCTGATCACCGAGCTGATCGCCCATTGCCCGTCCGAATACACGCTCCACGCCCGCAACCCCGCCCACAACCTGCACATGGGCGGCAGCAGCATGATCTTTTCGCAGATCGGCTCGGCGCCCAATTGCTCCGACACGGACCGGGGCCGCCGGCCCGGGAACCAGGCGGACTTCCGGAATTTCATCAAGCTCGCCCAAATGCATAACATCATCCACTGCATCGGCGGCTATCCGGTCGAGCCGATCGACGTGCATCCTTCGGTCCGCCATCTGGAGTGCCTGCGCGATATCGTGACGCTGACGGACAAGGTCTTTCACGTCTATTCGCTGGGCAAGGAGCGCAACCAGGACGGCATCGAGATCGCGCGCATTGCGCGCGGCCTCAGCCGCGAGCAGTTGCAGGACCAGCCTTCCTGCATGACCGTCATCAACACCAATTCGCCGCTCAAGCTGGATGTTCCGATGATGGAAGGCATCATCCAGATGTCCTCCATGGGGCAGGCCGTCATCATCACACCCTTCACCCTGGCCGGCGCCATGGCCCCCGTCACCATCGCCGGCGCGGTCGTGCAGCAGAACGCCGAGGCGCTGGCGGGGCTTGCCTTCAGCCAGATGGTCAGGAAAGGCGCGCCCGCCGCCTATGGCGGCTTCACCTCCAATGTCGACATGCGCTCCGGTGCCCCGGCCTTCGGCACGCCGGAATACATGAAGGCGCAATTATTGGGCGGCCAGCTCGCCCGCCGCTACGACATACCCTATCGCAGCTCCAATGCCTGCGCGGCAAACACGGTGGACGCCCAGGCCGCCTATGAAAGCGTGTTCTCGCTGTGGGGCTGCGTCCAGTCCGGAACGAACTTCGTCAAGCATGCCGCCGGCTGGCTGGAGGGCGGGCTGTGCTGCTCCTACGAAAAGATGATGCTCGACATCGACCTGTTGCAGATGGTGGCCGAGTTCCTCACCCCGCTCGACCTTTCGCCGGACGCGCTGGCGGTCGATGCGATCCGCGACGTCGGCCCCGGCGGCCACTTCTTCGGCTCGCCGCACACCCAGGCCCGCTACAAGACCGCCTTCTACGCCCCCATCATCTCCGATTGGCGCAATTACGAAAGCTGGGCGCAGGCCGGCGCGCCGACAGCCATCGAGCACGCCAACCGGCTGTGGAAAGAGCGCCTCGCCATCTATGAGGAGCCGCCCATGGACCCGGCGATCCGCGAGGAACTTGGCGATTTCGTCGCCCGGCGCATCCGCGAAGGCGGCGCGCCGACGGATTTTTGA
- a CDS encoding endonuclease domain-containing protein, producing the protein MRHGRPPLRSASRTTSPPLDGGEEEPAATSGTLPLPPAGGEVARRDGVGEDAADTRSRRKAGVTKRARQLRQTDNEAEALLWLELKRRRLGGFKFTRQFPIGPFFADFACRERWLVVEVDGSQHIESAHDRRRDEFMRSHGYSVLRFGNVDVLQQRSTVCETILAALEGRIAEDVSAPDLRFIHAPTSISGTDISK; encoded by the coding sequence ATGCGGCACGGTCGACCCCCACTCCGATCCGCTTCGCGGACCACCTCTCCCCCGCTCGACGGGGGAGAGGAAGAGCCGGCCGCAACCTCAGGCACCCTTCCTCTCCCCCCAGCGGGGGGAGAGGTGGCCCGCAGGGACGGAGTGGGGGAAGACGCCGCTGACACGCGAAGCCGCCGGAAAGCGGGCGTCACCAAACGCGCTCGTCAGCTCCGCCAGACCGATAATGAAGCGGAAGCCCTGCTCTGGCTGGAGTTGAAGCGGCGCAGGTTGGGCGGTTTCAAATTTACGCGCCAGTTCCCCATCGGCCCCTTCTTCGCTGACTTCGCTTGCCGGGAACGATGGCTCGTCGTCGAGGTCGACGGCAGTCAACATATCGAAAGTGCACATGACCGCAGGCGCGATGAGTTCATGCGTTCCCACGGCTACTCCGTGCTGCGCTTTGGGAATGTCGACGTTCTGCAGCAGCGAAGCACGGTCTGCGAAACAATCCTTGCAGCCCTGGAGGGCCGCATTGCCGAGGACGTCAGCGCTCCCGACCTGCGCTTTATACACGCCCCAACATCAATTTCAGGTACGGACATAAGCAAATGA
- a CDS encoding GcvT family protein: MNSHAKAVVIGGGVVGCSVLYHLARAGWRDVMLIERSELTSGSSWHAAGGFHTLNGDPNVARLQAYTVQLYKEIEELSGQSCGLHLTGGVMLADSPERMDFLRLAHAKGRYLGMETELITPSEAKAMFPLMDETHFVGAMWDPVEGHLDPSGTTHAYARAARKLGAEIVLRNRVTELTQEPDGTWNVVTEQGTVKAENVVNCGGLWAREVGRMVGLELPLLAMEHMYLLTEPMPEVEEFNRSTGREMIGVIDFKGEIYTRQERNGILLGTYEKAAKPWSPRQTPWDFGHELLEPDIDRIAPSLEVGFRHFPALQNAGIKQIINGPFTFAPDGNPLVGPVQGLTNFWCACAVMAGFSQGGGVGLALANWMVDGDPGFDVWGMDVARFGEWATLRYTNAKVRENYSRRFSIRFPNEELPAARPAQTTPLYDIMTRDNNAVMGDSWGLETALWFAPKGTAPKDIVSFHRSNDFEHVGEEVRAVRERVGVTEIANFAKYEVTGPGAEDFLNRLMTNSMPKTGRIVLSPMLNEFGKLIGDFTIAKAQEGRFMIWGSSAAQVYHMRWFEKHLPEDGSVRIHRFDQTLVGLSIAGPQSRAVLEKLADIDVSKDAFRFMEFREMAVAGCPCMVNRLTYTGDLGYEIWMPPAYQRRVYLAIKEAGAPFGIVDFGMRALLCMRLEKNFPTWFRELRPIYGPCEGGMDRFVKLEKNDFVGREAAAREQADGPKLRRVSFIVEAADADVMGDEPVWARVNGREFGTVAKSHGFGAQRFGADGGEIKGRAVPAGSGDASSIRGTEDGDWRVVGWVTSGGYAHYVRKSMAQGYVPAELASDQSEGLFEIEILGHRRPARINIDPPFDPAGERMRG; this comes from the coding sequence ATGAATTCTCACGCAAAAGCGGTTGTCATCGGTGGCGGCGTCGTTGGCTGCTCGGTCCTCTACCACCTCGCCCGCGCCGGTTGGCGGGACGTCATGCTCATCGAGCGCTCGGAGCTCACCTCCGGTTCGTCCTGGCACGCCGCCGGCGGTTTCCATACGCTGAATGGCGATCCGAACGTCGCCAGGCTGCAGGCCTACACCGTGCAGCTCTACAAGGAGATCGAGGAGCTTTCCGGGCAATCCTGCGGCCTGCATCTGACCGGCGGCGTGATGCTGGCCGACAGCCCGGAGCGCATGGATTTCCTGCGGCTGGCCCATGCCAAGGGCCGCTATCTCGGCATGGAGACGGAGCTGATCACGCCATCGGAAGCCAAGGCGATGTTCCCGCTGATGGACGAAACGCATTTCGTCGGCGCCATGTGGGATCCGGTGGAAGGGCATCTCGACCCCTCGGGCACAACCCACGCCTATGCCAGGGCCGCGCGCAAGCTCGGCGCCGAGATCGTGCTTCGGAACCGCGTGACCGAGCTTACCCAGGAGCCGGACGGCACATGGAACGTCGTCACCGAGCAGGGCACGGTAAAGGCCGAGAATGTGGTCAATTGTGGCGGCCTATGGGCGCGCGAGGTGGGACGCATGGTCGGGCTGGAACTGCCGCTTCTGGCCATGGAGCACATGTATCTGCTCACCGAGCCCATGCCGGAGGTGGAAGAATTCAACCGCTCCACCGGCCGCGAGATGATCGGCGTCATCGATTTCAAGGGCGAAATCTATACGCGGCAGGAGCGCAACGGCATCCTGCTCGGCACCTATGAGAAGGCGGCGAAACCCTGGTCGCCGCGCCAGACGCCTTGGGATTTCGGCCACGAGCTTCTGGAGCCCGACATCGATCGCATCGCGCCATCGCTGGAAGTCGGCTTCCGCCATTTCCCGGCGCTGCAGAATGCTGGCATCAAGCAGATTATCAACGGCCCCTTCACCTTCGCCCCCGACGGCAACCCGCTGGTCGGGCCCGTGCAGGGGCTGACCAATTTCTGGTGCGCCTGCGCCGTTATGGCCGGGTTCAGCCAGGGCGGCGGCGTCGGGCTGGCGCTTGCCAACTGGATGGTCGACGGCGATCCCGGCTTCGACGTCTGGGGCATGGATGTCGCCCGCTTCGGCGAGTGGGCAACCCTGCGCTACACCAACGCCAAAGTGCGCGAGAACTATTCCCGCCGCTTCTCCATCCGCTTCCCCAACGAGGAACTGCCCGCCGCCCGTCCCGCGCAGACGACGCCCCTCTACGACATCATGACCCGCGACAACAATGCGGTGATGGGCGATTCCTGGGGGCTGGAAACGGCGCTCTGGTTCGCGCCCAAGGGCACGGCGCCGAAGGATATCGTCTCCTTCCACCGCTCCAACGACTTCGAGCATGTGGGAGAAGAGGTGCGCGCCGTGCGCGAGCGCGTCGGTGTCACGGAGATCGCCAATTTCGCCAAATACGAGGTCACCGGCCCCGGCGCGGAAGACTTCCTCAACCGGCTGATGACCAACAGCATGCCGAAGACGGGCCGCATCGTGCTTTCGCCCATGCTCAACGAGTTCGGCAAGCTCATCGGCGATTTCACCATCGCCAAGGCGCAAGAAGGGCGGTTCATGATCTGGGGCTCGTCGGCGGCGCAGGTCTATCACATGCGCTGGTTTGAAAAGCACCTGCCGGAGGACGGCTCGGTCCGCATCCACCGTTTCGACCAGACGCTGGTGGGTCTTTCCATTGCCGGACCGCAATCGCGCGCAGTACTGGAAAAGCTCGCCGACATCGACGTATCGAAAGATGCCTTCCGTTTCATGGAATTTCGGGAGATGGCGGTGGCCGGGTGCCCCTGCATGGTCAACCGGCTGACCTATACCGGCGATCTGGGCTACGAGATCTGGATGCCGCCCGCCTATCAGCGCCGGGTCTATCTGGCGATCAAGGAGGCAGGCGCGCCGTTCGGCATCGTCGATTTCGGCATGCGCGCCCTGCTGTGCATGCGGCTGGAAAAGAACTTTCCGACATGGTTCCGCGAGCTGCGCCCGATCTACGGCCCCTGCGAAGGGGGCATGGACCGGTTCGTCAAGCTCGAGAAGAACGATTTCGTCGGACGGGAGGCTGCCGCCAGGGAGCAGGCCGACGGCCCGAAGCTTCGGCGGGTCTCGTTCATTGTCGAGGCCGCGGACGCCGACGTGATGGGCGACGAGCCTGTATGGGCCCGCGTGAACGGGCGCGAATTCGGCACCGTCGCAAAATCCCATGGCTTCGGCGCACAGCGCTTCGGCGCGGATGGTGGTGAGATCAAGGGCCGCGCCGTGCCGGCCGGATCGGGCGATGCGTCCTCAATCAGGGGCACCGAGGATGGCGATTGGCGCGTGGTCGGCTGGGTCACTTCGGGCGGATATGCGCATTATGTGCGCAAATCCATGGCGCAGGGCTACGTGCCGGCCGAACTCGCGTCGGACCAAAGCGAAGGCCTGTTCGAAATCGAAATCCTCGGCCACCGCCGCCCGGCCCGCATCAATATCGATCCCCCCTTCGATCCGGCGGGCGAGCGGATGCGAGGGTGA
- a CDS encoding PhnD/SsuA/transferrin family substrate-binding protein, with translation MSQVAALPMYDWPEIRADTDALWSQLAKALRSCGVEAPERLARNNAALPPVPGGIRDEAGTVIAADPADLPPDGLDLQALWHHPHLLLAQTCWGPMNAGLHEHVQLVGQPDYSSCEGGAGACYSSAVLMRRGEGTSVAAPPDGGAVLPLDRMQGLRLAYNEPVSMSGYFALLQDIGSDADLFAETVATGSHRASARAVAEGRADLCAVDCRSWALIQRFEPYAAELVAVGWTARRKGLPYITSRYTAPNDIRVLRRVLALAD, from the coding sequence ATGAGCCAGGTCGCCGCGCTGCCGATGTATGACTGGCCCGAAATCCGGGCCGACACGGATGCGCTGTGGAGCCAGCTCGCCAAGGCGCTGCGGTCTTGCGGTGTCGAGGCTCCGGAGCGGCTTGCCCGCAACAATGCCGCTCTGCCGCCGGTGCCGGGCGGCATCCGCGACGAGGCCGGGACCGTCATCGCCGCCGATCCGGCGGACCTGCCGCCCGACGGACTGGACCTGCAGGCATTGTGGCATCACCCGCATCTGCTTTTGGCGCAGACCTGCTGGGGCCCGATGAATGCGGGCCTGCATGAGCATGTGCAACTGGTGGGCCAACCCGACTATTCGTCCTGCGAGGGCGGCGCCGGCGCCTGCTATTCCAGCGCCGTCCTGATGCGGCGGGGCGAGGGCACCAGCGTCGCCGCTCCCCCGGATGGGGGTGCCGTATTGCCGCTGGACCGGATGCAAGGCCTGCGGTTGGCCTACAACGAGCCGGTTTCGATGTCGGGCTATTTCGCGCTCTTGCAGGACATCGGCAGCGATGCCGACCTGTTCGCCGAGACCGTCGCGACGGGTTCGCATCGGGCTTCGGCGCGGGCGGTGGCGGAGGGCAGGGCGGATCTGTGCGCCGTCGATTGCCGGAGCTGGGCCCTCATTCAGCGTTTCGAGCCCTATGCGGCAGAGCTTGTCGCCGTCGGCTGGACGGCCCGGCGCAAGGGTCTGCCCTACATCACCTCGAGATATACCGCGCCCAACGATATACGCGTCCTGCGGCGCGTGCTGGCGCTGGCGGATTGA
- a CDS encoding fatty acid desaturase yields the protein MRLESKSRDGRPAIEWPTFALILACYAAWGGAGVFLWPDWPVAALVILTLTVALQSSLMHECLHGHPTRNARVNEALVFLPIGLVYPYRRFKALHLRHHADERLTDPFEDPESYYRALWEYQAMPAWARRLLDINNTMLGRFILGPAIMNFGFIASELRLIRQGDRAVRGAWLLHGAGLAVVLPVVGYAFSMPLWLYVLVPAWLGQSLISIRTFAEHQWSERPDGRTIIVERSPLSFLFLNNNLHLVHHKMPTVPWYRLPEHYRQKREEWLRLNGGYAYPNYLALFRDFAFKGKEPVPHPVLRREPHQPRAFRPRVAGAKARSGVMPVPAKPTDD from the coding sequence ATGAGACTCGAGAGCAAGAGCCGGGACGGTCGTCCGGCGATTGAATGGCCGACATTTGCCTTGATTCTGGCGTGCTACGCCGCCTGGGGCGGCGCGGGCGTTTTCCTGTGGCCCGATTGGCCCGTCGCGGCGCTGGTGATCCTGACACTCACCGTCGCGCTGCAGTCCTCGCTGATGCACGAGTGTCTGCACGGCCATCCCACGCGGAATGCCCGGGTGAACGAGGCGCTCGTCTTCCTGCCCATCGGCCTCGTCTATCCCTACCGCCGCTTCAAGGCGCTCCATCTGCGCCATCATGCGGACGAAAGGCTGACCGACCCGTTCGAAGATCCGGAAAGCTATTACCGGGCCCTGTGGGAATATCAGGCCATGCCGGCATGGGCGCGCCGGCTGCTCGACATCAACAACACTATGCTCGGGCGCTTCATCCTCGGTCCGGCAATCATGAATTTCGGCTTCATCGCCTCCGAATTGCGCCTGATCCGCCAGGGCGATCGCGCGGTGCGCGGTGCTTGGCTCCTGCATGGTGCGGGGCTTGCCGTCGTGCTGCCGGTCGTTGGCTATGCCTTCTCAATGCCCCTGTGGCTCTATGTGCTGGTGCCCGCATGGCTCGGCCAATCGCTGATCTCGATCAGGACCTTTGCCGAGCATCAATGGTCCGAGCGGCCGGACGGGCGGACGATCATCGTCGAGCGCTCGCCGCTGTCCTTCCTGTTCCTGAACAACAACCTGCACCTCGTTCACCATAAGATGCCGACCGTCCCCTGGTACCGGCTGCCCGAGCACTACCGGCAGAAGCGCGAGGAATGGCTTCGGCTGAACGGCGGCTACGCCTATCCGAACTACCTGGCGCTCTTCAGGGATTTTGCCTTCAAGGGCAAGGAGCCGGTGCCTCATCCGGTCCTGCGCCGCGAGCCGCACCAGCCGCGCGCCTTCCGTCCACGGGTGGCGGGCGCCAAGGCACGGAGCGGCGTGATGCCGGTCCCTGCCAAGCCTACGGACGATTAA
- a CDS encoding helix-turn-helix transcriptional regulator, with product MIDKRDLSGTFRERMKLLMQRTGLNQSAFAGAVGIDRSALSQLLSGGSTRLPRAETLLNIAAEHQVSLDWLLGLSQDEGITGELRQSLEIAEAEAGFGSTMLAKWHAEAAGTKIRYVPSGIPDLLRTEAVIDFEADAAHISRDAQREEARYRVDYNRRPETDMEVCMPRQTLELFALGKGRWDGLPAAVRAAQLAHMAELVEDLYPTFRLFLFDWRQRFSAPYTVFGPYRAAVYMGGMYLVLNARQTVTTLARHFDGLIRAAEINAHESAGFIRGLRVE from the coding sequence ATGATCGACAAGCGCGACCTTTCCGGCACGTTTCGCGAGCGCATGAAACTCTTGATGCAGCGCACCGGGCTCAACCAGTCGGCCTTTGCCGGCGCCGTCGGCATCGACCGGTCGGCCCTGTCGCAGCTTCTCTCGGGAGGCTCGACCCGCCTGCCCCGCGCCGAGACGCTGCTGAATATCGCCGCCGAGCATCAGGTCTCGCTCGATTGGCTGCTTGGCCTCAGCCAGGATGAAGGCATCACCGGGGAACTGCGGCAGAGCCTGGAGATCGCCGAGGCGGAAGCAGGCTTCGGCAGCACCATGCTGGCCAAGTGGCATGCCGAGGCGGCGGGCACCAAGATCCGCTACGTGCCCTCCGGCATCCCCGACCTGCTGCGCACCGAGGCGGTGATCGATTTCGAGGCCGACGCAGCCCATATCAGCCGCGACGCCCAGCGCGAGGAAGCCCGATACCGCGTGGACTACAACCGCCGCCCCGAGACCGACATGGAGGTCTGCATGCCGCGCCAGACGCTGGAGCTGTTCGCCCTCGGCAAAGGCCGGTGGGACGGGCTGCCGGCGGCGGTGCGCGCGGCGCAGCTTGCCCATATGGCCGAGCTAGTCGAGGACCTCTACCCCACCTTCCGGCTGTTTCTTTTCGACTGGCGGCAGCGCTTTTCCGCGCCCTACACGGTTTTCGGTCCCTATCGGGCGGCGGTCTACATGGGCGGCATGTATCTGGTGCTGAACGCCCGGCAGACCGTGACGACGCTGGCCCGCCATTTCGACGGCCTCATCCGTGCCGCCGAAATCAATGCGCACGAGAGCGCCGGCTTCATCCGAGGGCTGAGGGTGGAATAG
- the bmt gene encoding betaine--homocysteine S-methyltransferase yields MQNPIDALIAEKGVLLADGATGTNLFAMGLQSGEAPELWNEEAPEKIEALHQGFIDAGADIILTNSFGGTRHRLKLHDAQDRVFELNKKAAEIACRVAAKAGRRVVVAGSVGPTGELLVPLGALTYEAAVEAFVEQIEGLKAGGAQVAWIETMSAPDEIKAAAEAAIKVGLPYTYTGSFDTAGRTMMGLAPKNIHDVGETMPQKPVAVGANCGVGAPDILAALLDMSEARPEATIVVKGNCGIPEFRGTEIHYSGTPELMSEYVRLAVDGGARIIGGCCGTSFEHLAAMRRALDEHRKNGRPDIAAIEARVGPMRNKGAAQSGADSAPGGRRERRRARG; encoded by the coding sequence ATGCAGAACCCAATCGATGCGCTGATTGCGGAAAAGGGCGTGCTTCTCGCCGACGGCGCGACCGGCACCAACCTCTTCGCCATGGGGCTGCAGTCCGGCGAGGCGCCGGAGCTTTGGAACGAGGAAGCACCGGAAAAGATCGAGGCACTGCATCAGGGCTTCATCGACGCGGGCGCCGATATCATCCTGACCAATTCCTTTGGCGGAACCCGCCACAGGCTCAAGCTGCACGACGCCCAGGACCGCGTCTTCGAGCTCAACAAGAAGGCTGCCGAGATCGCCTGCCGCGTGGCCGCCAAGGCCGGCCGCCGCGTCGTCGTCGCCGGTTCCGTCGGCCCCACCGGCGAACTGCTGGTGCCGTTGGGCGCGCTCACCTACGAGGCCGCCGTCGAGGCCTTCGTGGAACAGATCGAGGGCCTCAAGGCCGGCGGCGCGCAAGTCGCGTGGATCGAGACCATGTCGGCGCCCGACGAAATCAAGGCCGCGGCCGAAGCCGCCATCAAGGTGGGCCTGCCCTATACCTATACCGGCTCGTTCGACACCGCCGGCCGCACCATGATGGGGCTTGCCCCCAAGAACATCCACGATGTCGGCGAAACGATGCCGCAGAAGCCGGTCGCCGTGGGCGCCAATTGCGGCGTCGGCGCGCCCGACATCCTTGCCGCCCTGCTGGACATGTCCGAAGCCCGCCCCGAGGCCACCATCGTCGTCAAGGGCAATTGTGGCATCCCGGAGTTTCGCGGCACCGAGATTCATTATTCGGGGACGCCCGAGCTCATGAGCGAGTATGTGCGGCTTGCCGTCGACGGCGGCGCAAGGATCATCGGCGGCTGCTGCGGCACCTCGTTCGAGCACCTGGCCGCCATGCGCAGGGCGCTCGATGAGCACCGGAAGAACGGCAGGCCCGACATCGCCGCCATCGAAGCCCGCGTCGGCCCGATGCGCAACAAGGGCGCGGCCCAGAGCGGCGCCGACAGCGCGCCCGGCGGCCGCCGCGAAAGGCGCCGTGCACGGGGCTAG